A genomic window from Vicia villosa cultivar HV-30 ecotype Madison, WI unplaced genomic scaffold, Vvil1.0 ctg.002876F_1_1, whole genome shotgun sequence includes:
- the LOC131639978 gene encoding stromal cell-derived factor 2-like protein isoform X2, protein MALGFAALAISLFLTLDPDVSPSSTASASAASSEGVEVQITHGLVIKLMHEKTKSMLHSLDVSYGSSSGQQSVTGFPTFDDSNSDWMQNTFERILQV, encoded by the exons ATGGCTCTTGGATTCGCCGCTCTCGCTATTTCTCTCTTTCTCACTCTCGATCCTGATGTTTCTCCGTCTTCTACCGCTTCTGCGTCTGCAGCTTCCTCTGAAGGCGTCGag GTTCAGATTACTCATGGTTTAGTTATAAAGCTTATGCACGAGAAGACGAAATCCATGTTGCATTCTCTTGATGTGTCGTATGGTTCTAGCAGTGGACAACAATCGGTTACTGGTTTTCCTACTTTTGATGATTCCAACAGTGACTGG ATGCAAAATACTTTTGAAAGGATTCTACAAGTTTAA
- the LOC131639978 gene encoding stromal cell-derived factor 2-like protein isoform X1: protein MALGFAALAISLFLTLDPDVSPSSTASASAASSEGVEVQITHGLVIKLMHEKTKSMLHSLDVSYGSSSGQQSVTGFPTFDDSNSDWDARVEFPPREENSVPFFMPPQIRSIIHSAQNLMMLLFRLLFN from the exons ATGGCTCTTGGATTCGCCGCTCTCGCTATTTCTCTCTTTCTCACTCTCGATCCTGATGTTTCTCCGTCTTCTACCGCTTCTGCGTCTGCAGCTTCCTCTGAAGGCGTCGag GTTCAGATTACTCATGGTTTAGTTATAAAGCTTATGCACGAGAAGACGAAATCCATGTTGCATTCTCTTGATGTGTCGTATGGTTCTAGCAGTGGACAACAATCGGTTACTGGTTTTCCTACTTTTGATGATTCCAACAGTGACTGG GATGCTAGAGTTGAATTTCCACCAAGAGAAGAAAATAGTGTCCCATTCTTCATGCCTCCTCAAATTCGTTCGATTATTCATTCTGCGCAGAATTTGATGATGCTTCTTTTCAGGCTTCTCTTCAATTAG